Proteins from one Hydrogenivirga caldilitoris genomic window:
- a CDS encoding tautomerase family protein, which produces MPYVNVKVAGKLTKDQKRKIVEGITNLLAEVANKPPSATYVVIEEIDRDNWGKGGELLSDRD; this is translated from the coding sequence ATGCCCTACGTCAATGTGAAGGTAGCCGGTAAACTGACCAAAGACCAGAAGAGAAAGATAGTTGAAGGTATAACTAATCTCCTTGCAGAAGTTGCCAATAAACCCCCTTCGGCAACATACGTGGTTATAGAGGAGATTGACAGGGATAACTGGGGTAAGGGCGGGGAACTTCTATCTGACAGGGACTGA
- the rsmI gene encoding 16S rRNA (cytidine(1402)-2'-O)-methyltransferase, which produces MGKLYVVPTPIGNLKDITLRALEVLERVEYIACEDTRRTSILLNHYKIKGKKLISYYEPKEEKQIPRILKVLKEKDVALVSDAGTPSISDPGYRLIRACLSEGIEFEVLPGPSAVITALVGSGLPTDRFLFAGFPPKKGTKRFLEELLSCGEVTFILYESPKRVLKTLSLLRELVGEADVCIARELTKLHEEYIRGSLSHVIEELERRSNLKGEVVLIFSRKRVFTS; this is translated from the coding sequence ATGGGAAAACTTTACGTTGTTCCCACCCCCATAGGAAACTTGAAGGACATAACTCTGAGAGCCCTTGAAGTGCTTGAAAGGGTTGAGTACATAGCCTGTGAGGACACAAGAAGAACGAGCATACTACTGAACCATTATAAAATTAAGGGTAAAAAACTTATCAGCTATTATGAACCCAAGGAGGAAAAACAGATTCCCAGGATTCTCAAGGTTCTCAAGGAGAAAGATGTAGCTCTGGTCTCCGATGCAGGTACCCCGTCCATATCTGACCCGGGCTACAGGCTTATAAGAGCCTGCCTTTCGGAGGGAATAGAGTTTGAAGTCCTCCCCGGTCCATCGGCAGTGATAACGGCTCTGGTCGGTTCAGGTCTTCCAACAGACAGATTTCTGTTTGCGGGATTCCCTCCTAAGAAAGGTACGAAGAGATTTCTTGAAGAGCTCTTGAGCTGTGGAGAGGTAACCTTTATACTGTACGAATCTCCCAAGAGGGTACTGAAAACCCTTTCCCTTCTGAGGGAGTTGGTTGGTGAGGCAGATGTATGTATAGCAAGGGAACTTACAAAGCTCCACGAGGAGTATATAAGAGGCAGCCTATCCCATGTCATTGAAGAGCTTGAGAGGAGAAGTAACCTAAAAGGTGAGGTGGTGCTGATATTCAGTCGGAAAAGAGTTTTTACCTCTTAG
- a CDS encoding GGDEF domain-containing protein, producing MVLACIGVTFVASYIHHRVILGIPQTELSQYVVPFFVGSLFGLLISHLIRLHRALKQKEKELKELALRDPLTGLPNRRILMDFLGFEINRANRKGTPLSIAFVDIDDFKQINDTYGHLVGDRVLKALSGILKKNLRSTDLVGRYGGEEFLIIMPETDLKTAVKVMERLRKRIEETHFEPVGRVSVSIGITELRAGDDMNSVLGRADEKLYQAKREGKNRVLAG from the coding sequence GTGGTTCTTGCCTGTATAGGGGTAACTTTCGTTGCCTCCTACATACACCACAGGGTTATCCTCGGTATACCCCAAACCGAACTGTCCCAGTATGTGGTTCCGTTCTTCGTAGGTTCGCTCTTTGGCTTACTTATATCACACCTTATAAGACTCCACAGGGCTCTCAAGCAGAAGGAGAAAGAACTTAAGGAGCTTGCGTTAAGAGACCCCCTTACGGGGCTTCCAAACAGGAGGATCCTTATGGACTTCCTGGGTTTTGAGATAAACAGAGCAAATAGGAAAGGAACCCCTCTCTCTATTGCTTTCGTTGACATTGATGATTTCAAGCAGATAAACGACACCTATGGACACCTGGTGGGGGACAGGGTTTTAAAGGCTCTATCCGGGATACTCAAAAAGAACCTGCGTTCAACAGATCTGGTGGGAAGGTATGGGGGTGAGGAATTTTTGATAATCATGCCAGAGACAGACCTTAAAACAGCGGTCAAGGTTATGGAGAGGCTCAGGAAGAGAATTGAAGAAACCCACTTTGAACCTGTCGGTAGGGTAAGCGTTAGCATCGGCATAACGGAGCTCAGAGCAGGGGATGATATGAACTCCGTTCTTGGAAGGGCAGACGAAAAACTTTACCAAGCGAAGAGGGAAGGTAAGAACAGGGTTTTAGCCGGTTAA
- the tatA gene encoding twin-arginine translocase TatA/TatE family subunit, whose protein sequence is MFHMPTIPELLIILLIVFVLFGASRLPEAGKALGAGIRNFKKALSGELEVEEEEKKKIKEVKAEEVKEDKKEEAKAS, encoded by the coding sequence ATGTTTCACATGCCAACTATTCCGGAGCTCCTTATAATCCTCTTGATAGTCTTTGTACTCTTTGGTGCGTCCAGGCTTCCTGAAGCAGGTAAAGCTCTGGGAGCTGGTATAAGGAACTTTAAAAAGGCTCTCTCGGGAGAACTGGAGGTTGAAGAGGAGGAGAAGAAGAAGATTAAAGAGGTGAAGGCTGAAGAGGTAAAGGAGGACAAAAAAGAGGAGGCGAAAGCCAGTTAA
- a CDS encoding cory-CC-star protein: MRLFEFISEFYRLKFGQEFAREARKLDEVFLFFVFSDYFGLPNPYKLFFLEAYPDLLEEFHAWHRRMGLEHSPLEWIRCC; the protein is encoded by the coding sequence ATGAGGCTGTTTGAGTTTATATCTGAGTTCTATAGACTCAAGTTCGGTCAGGAGTTTGCGAGGGAGGCGAGGAAGCTTGATGAGGTCTTCCTCTTCTTTGTGTTCTCCGATTACTTCGGGCTTCCAAACCCTTACAAGCTTTTCTTTTTGGAGGCTTACCCTGACCTTCTGGAAGAGTTCCACGCTTGGCACAGGAGAATGGGACTTGAACACTCACCTTTGGAGTGGATAAGATGCTGTTAA
- a CDS encoding carbon starvation CstA family protein, whose translation MNAVGLIAFAFLVYALGYIFYSRFLSEKVFRLDDRRKTPAHELEDGVDYVPTNKWILLGHHFTSITGAGPIVGPAIAVIWGWVPALLWVVLGAVFIGAVHDLGALVASIRHKGKSIGTILGEYAGERARVLFLLLILALAILVNAVFAYVIALLFIKYPSSVIPAWVIVPLAILFGFSVYRLKINFLVPTVVFLLLLYLSMYVGSLYPVDIGPVSSSLGVGPVMFWIIVLFIYTFFASALPVWLLLQPRDFLNGLQVLVLLVLVYIGALFANPKVAAPSFTLFPEGAPPIFPFLFITIACGALSGFHALVSSGTTSKQLYRESDARTVGYLGFLGESSLAVAVIVACTAGIAMVSSDRFAQLYSSWANINKSAIPAVVEGGANLVSSLGIGTGLSSTLLATLIVLFAATTMDTSVRIQRYILNELGQIYSIKPLKNGWFASLIAVLSSMGLVLAKEGGKGGLLFWPVFGAANQLLAGLALLVTYLYLRRENRPTLYVLVPLILVLIITSLAMFLNLVNNAVKGDYLLAGVSGIILMLEIAIILESVNAIRTEGRRVQA comes from the coding sequence ATGAATGCGGTAGGTTTGATAGCCTTCGCTTTTCTGGTTTACGCCCTTGGCTACATCTTCTACTCAAGGTTTCTCTCCGAGAAGGTTTTCAGGCTTGATGATAGGAGGAAGACACCAGCCCACGAACTTGAGGATGGGGTTGATTACGTTCCTACCAACAAGTGGATACTCTTGGGGCACCACTTTACCTCCATTACAGGAGCGGGACCGATAGTTGGTCCAGCTATAGCGGTTATATGGGGATGGGTTCCTGCACTCCTGTGGGTTGTCCTCGGTGCCGTGTTTATAGGCGCTGTTCATGACCTGGGAGCTCTCGTAGCCTCAATTAGACACAAGGGAAAGTCCATAGGTACTATCCTTGGCGAGTACGCCGGGGAAAGGGCGAGGGTTTTATTCCTATTGCTTATACTTGCCCTCGCAATCCTTGTGAACGCGGTTTTTGCCTACGTCATAGCTCTGCTCTTTATAAAGTACCCTTCCAGTGTCATTCCAGCCTGGGTCATCGTTCCCCTGGCTATCCTCTTTGGCTTCAGTGTATACAGGCTTAAGATAAACTTCCTCGTGCCTACGGTTGTCTTTTTACTCCTCCTTTACCTGTCTATGTACGTGGGCAGTCTTTATCCTGTTGATATAGGACCGGTTTCCTCCTCTCTGGGGGTCGGTCCTGTTATGTTCTGGATAATTGTACTGTTCATTTACACCTTCTTTGCCTCTGCCCTTCCCGTATGGCTGCTCCTGCAACCAAGGGATTTCTTAAACGGTCTTCAGGTGTTGGTCCTTCTCGTTCTTGTATACATAGGTGCGCTCTTTGCAAATCCTAAGGTGGCAGCCCCTTCCTTCACCCTTTTCCCTGAAGGAGCCCCTCCCATATTCCCTTTCCTGTTTATAACCATAGCCTGCGGTGCTTTAAGCGGTTTTCATGCCCTCGTTTCCTCCGGTACGACTTCAAAACAGCTTTACAGGGAGAGTGACGCCAGAACTGTAGGGTATCTTGGCTTTTTGGGTGAGAGTTCCCTTGCGGTAGCGGTTATAGTTGCCTGCACAGCGGGTATAGCTATGGTCTCCTCAGACAGGTTTGCACAGTTATACTCTTCATGGGCGAACATAAACAAATCCGCTATCCCAGCTGTGGTTGAAGGCGGAGCTAATCTCGTATCCTCCCTGGGTATAGGTACCGGTCTCTCCAGTACTCTCCTGGCAACACTGATAGTCCTCTTTGCAGCTACCACCATGGATACAAGCGTTAGAATTCAGAGGTACATTCTGAATGAACTTGGACAGATATACTCTATAAAGCCCCTTAAGAATGGGTGGTTTGCATCGCTTATTGCCGTGCTGAGCTCAATGGGTTTAGTCCTTGCAAAGGAAGGAGGGAAAGGGGGGCTACTGTTCTGGCCTGTTTTTGGTGCTGCGAACCAACTCCTTGCTGGTCTTGCCCTTCTTGTAACCTATCTGTATCTGAGAAGGGAAAACAGACCCACCCTTTACGTTTTGGTTCCGCTGATTCTGGTTCTGATAATTACATCACTGGCTATGTTCTTAAACCTGGTCAATAACGCTGTGAAGGGAGACTATCTGCTCGCAGGTGTGAGTGGGATAATACTCATGCTGGAAATTGCGATAATTCTGGAGTCTGTGAATGCTATCAGAACCGAAGGCAGGAGAGTGCAGGCATGA
- the thiO gene encoding glycine oxidase ThiO, producing the protein MNILIIGSGVIGLSTAFELSLRGHKVRVLTRNYEEGASWVAGGMLAPFSEGLEGNLLDFSLESLRLYPDFVERLEEVSKIKLFYNRNGILRLSLTEEEHKEIKENAERYRNMGIELEEIPTEELEKREPNISREIFGGVLFREEGNVDAEKLMDALIFACESLGIKILIDDITEIERSGESVECIKGYRDTYRADFYVFATGAWSKSLLKVPVYPVKGQILKVKGLELEKVYYSSISYIIPKENHVLIGATSEDAGFDSRTTLSGINRLIEGAVRVIPALSEAELLSVKVGFRPGTPDEMPIFDFGENFAILTGHYRNGILWAPASASLALDLIENGSISRYFELFSPKRFVKK; encoded by the coding sequence ATGAATATCCTTATAATCGGAAGTGGTGTCATCGGGCTATCTACAGCCTTTGAGCTTAGCCTCAGAGGGCATAAGGTGAGGGTTTTGACCAGAAACTATGAAGAGGGAGCCTCATGGGTTGCAGGCGGAATGCTCGCCCCCTTCTCTGAGGGGCTTGAAGGAAATCTTCTGGATTTTTCCCTGGAGAGTTTGAGGCTTTACCCCGACTTCGTGGAGAGGCTTGAGGAGGTTTCCAAGATAAAGCTCTTCTATAACAGAAACGGCATACTGAGACTGAGCCTGACGGAGGAGGAGCACAAAGAGATAAAGGAAAATGCGGAAAGGTATAGAAATATGGGCATAGAACTGGAAGAGATACCTACAGAAGAGCTTGAAAAGAGAGAGCCAAACATCTCCAGGGAGATTTTTGGGGGGGTCCTCTTCAGAGAAGAGGGAAACGTGGACGCTGAGAAGCTTATGGACGCCCTCATATTTGCCTGTGAAAGTTTAGGTATAAAGATTTTGATAGATGATATAACCGAAATAGAGCGCTCTGGGGAAAGTGTAGAATGCATAAAGGGATACAGAGATACCTACAGAGCTGACTTTTACGTTTTTGCCACTGGGGCGTGGAGTAAGTCCCTCCTCAAAGTTCCCGTTTACCCTGTTAAGGGGCAGATTCTAAAGGTAAAAGGTCTTGAACTGGAAAAGGTTTATTACTCCAGCATCTCCTACATAATACCTAAAGAGAACCACGTACTCATAGGTGCCACCTCCGAGGATGCTGGATTTGATAGCAGGACAACTCTCTCAGGGATAAATAGGCTTATAGAAGGTGCTGTGAGGGTGATACCTGCTCTAAGTGAGGCTGAGCTTTTGAGTGTAAAGGTCGGTTTCAGGCCCGGTACTCCCGATGAGATGCCCATATTTGACTTTGGGGAAAACTTCGCCATACTGACAGGGCACTACAGAAACGGTATACTGTGGGCACCGGCAAGCGCGAGTTTAGCCCTTGACCTCATAGAAAATGGTAGCATCTCCAGGTACTTTGAGCTTTTTTCTCCCAAGAGGTTCGTAAAAAAATGA
- the thiC gene encoding phosphomethylpyrimidine synthase ThiC: MLRAEWVEKRSKFKNKSQMHLARQGIITEEMEYVAKREGLHPEFVRQEVAAGRMIIPANVNHLHLEPMCIGMNSKVKVNANIGNSGLASDIPTEIEKARVAIKYGADTIMDLSTGDAIPETRQAIIEASTVPVGTVPIYEAWKLAKGDIKQLTIDLILDVIEEQARQGVSYMTIHAGILREHLPFVQHRVMGIVSRGGAILAQWMTEHNKQNPLYEHFDKICEIFKKYDVSFSLGDALRPGCIEDATDDAQLAELKVLGELTERAWKHDVQVMVEGPGHVPLHEVEFNMKIQQLWCKEAPFYILGPLVLDVAPGYDHIGSSIGAAVAGSVGASMLCYITPKEHLGLPNIEDVKQGVIAYKIAAHAADIAKHWPGARDWDLEMSKARYAFDWNRQFELAMDPETARAYHDETLPQDGYKTAKFCSMCGPEFCSYKISQKVQEKVEPAELLAKDNWVAP, encoded by the coding sequence ATGCTTAGAGCTGAATGGGTTGAAAAGAGGAGCAAATTTAAGAATAAAAGCCAGATGCACTTAGCCCGTCAGGGGATAATCACCGAAGAAATGGAGTATGTGGCAAAGAGAGAGGGACTGCATCCAGAGTTTGTACGACAGGAGGTTGCAGCTGGCAGGATGATAATACCGGCGAACGTAAACCACCTTCACCTGGAGCCTATGTGTATAGGTATGAACTCAAAGGTAAAGGTGAACGCCAACATAGGAAACTCCGGGCTTGCATCGGATATACCCACGGAAATTGAAAAGGCGAGAGTTGCTATAAAGTACGGGGCAGACACCATAATGGACCTCTCTACAGGAGACGCTATACCTGAAACCAGACAGGCGATAATAGAGGCAAGTACGGTTCCCGTAGGGACTGTCCCTATATACGAAGCCTGGAAGCTGGCTAAAGGGGATATAAAACAGTTGACCATAGACTTGATACTTGACGTGATAGAGGAGCAGGCAAGACAGGGCGTCTCTTACATGACCATACATGCAGGCATACTGAGGGAGCATCTTCCCTTCGTTCAACACAGAGTGATGGGTATAGTGTCAAGGGGCGGAGCTATTTTAGCTCAGTGGATGACCGAGCATAACAAACAAAACCCCCTCTACGAACATTTTGATAAGATATGCGAGATATTTAAAAAGTATGATGTTTCCTTCTCTCTTGGAGACGCTCTCAGACCCGGTTGCATAGAGGATGCCACTGACGATGCTCAACTTGCAGAGTTGAAGGTCCTTGGGGAGCTCACCGAAAGAGCCTGGAAACACGATGTACAGGTCATGGTGGAGGGACCGGGACACGTTCCACTTCACGAGGTTGAGTTCAACATGAAGATTCAGCAGCTCTGGTGCAAAGAGGCTCCCTTCTATATACTAGGACCGCTGGTTCTTGATGTTGCTCCAGGATACGACCACATAGGTAGCTCTATAGGGGCAGCCGTTGCAGGTTCCGTTGGTGCTTCCATGCTATGTTATATAACTCCGAAGGAGCATCTCGGACTCCCCAATATAGAGGATGTGAAACAGGGTGTAATAGCATACAAGATAGCTGCCCACGCTGCGGACATAGCCAAGCATTGGCCTGGTGCAAGGGATTGGGACCTTGAGATGTCAAAGGCAAGGTACGCCTTTGATTGGAACAGGCAGTTTGAACTTGCCATGGACCCGGAAACTGCAAGAGCTTACCACGATGAGACCCTCCCACAGGACGGTTACAAAACCGCAAAGTTCTGTTCAATGTGCGGTCCTGAGTTCTGTTCCTATAAGATATCCCAGAAGGTCCAGGAAAAGGTTGAACCTGCCGAACTGCTCGCCAAGGATAACTGGGTAGCGCCATGA
- a CDS encoding carbon monoxide dehydrogenase beta subunit family protein — protein sequence MDKEKLVTPGPSGYIPEPAAFMGVELPPPGKALLYGEIVDEETAMREAAKAMLTRKNPTIFPGPLVLWGWNAGAMEKAKAVLELAMEIPNCRIIPMPDYRPKYPKIDPEAEINPNHPNLTILHNKIEACIFVGVHCHYANLSLRMIRAGTNCFTIALCAEMGHEDAMVSLRDVHAEEIRRFKDVLIQVRNELGIKWEPKPPPENPSLPKEEWTKVSALDFGEYAALLMPRRGEVIEESE from the coding sequence ATGGATAAAGAGAAACTTGTCACACCAGGACCATCGGGGTATATACCCGAACCAGCAGCTTTTATGGGCGTTGAATTGCCACCACCTGGCAAGGCTCTCCTTTACGGTGAAATAGTTGATGAAGAAACAGCTATGAGAGAAGCGGCTAAAGCCATGCTTACCAGGAAGAATCCGACCATATTCCCAGGACCACTGGTCTTGTGGGGATGGAACGCTGGAGCCATGGAGAAGGCGAAAGCCGTTCTTGAACTCGCGATGGAGATACCGAACTGCAGAATAATTCCCATGCCCGACTACAGACCCAAGTATCCCAAGATAGACCCGGAGGCTGAGATAAACCCAAACCACCCAAACCTCACCATACTTCACAACAAGATAGAAGCCTGCATATTCGTTGGAGTTCACTGCCACTATGCAAACCTTTCCCTAAGAATGATAAGGGCAGGCACAAACTGCTTTACGATAGCCCTATGTGCCGAAATGGGACACGAAGACGCCATGGTATCCCTCAGGGATGTTCACGCTGAAGAAATAAGGAGATTCAAGGACGTTCTCATCCAGGTAAGGAACGAGCTCGGAATAAAATGGGAGCCCAAACCACCACCAGAGAACCCATCTCTTCCAAAAGAGGAGTGGACAAAGGTATCCGCGCTGGACTTCGGTGAGTATGCAGCCTTGCTAATGCCCAGAAGGGGCGAAGTAATTGAGGAATCTGAGTAA
- a CDS encoding transketolase C-terminal domain-containing protein, which produces MPEQKVVEPEELLLKAPREKKFITGSQAFAEAVKRANVDIAIAYPITPQSETMHLVGDLYAQGYVKDYYRAEEEYGTMSAIAGAVRGGARAFSATSGPGLLRGLEAIVSWPGHRIPVVLGVMTRVVNAPLSIQPDNVEIAYLLHSGLVVLHAENQQDVFDFTLAGFPISEKVDVYLPVVVATEGFFVTHAKGYVELPPEDMKLPPRDPYKAPVPPTDCEIPPARIQRDAPVQKSNFMSYLIHAVWQQEVWSANRRAMKWIYHYLGGPIEVVNPDAEVFIVASGCAAAQGREAQRYAELEGLPVGLIKVKALRPFPEKEIREALKNAKAVIVPEHNIVGWLAKEVKAAIPNGGIVVDGPRVYGGMTLPVELIMDEVYKALGIKKEKTLA; this is translated from the coding sequence ATGCCTGAGCAAAAAGTTGTTGAACCTGAGGAGCTTCTTTTAAAGGCTCCCAGAGAGAAAAAGTTTATAACCGGTTCACAGGCTTTTGCAGAAGCTGTAAAGAGAGCTAACGTTGATATAGCCATAGCCTACCCGATAACCCCCCAGTCGGAGACCATGCACCTGGTTGGAGATTTATACGCCCAGGGTTACGTTAAAGACTACTACAGGGCTGAGGAAGAGTACGGAACCATGTCAGCCATCGCCGGTGCCGTCAGAGGCGGAGCAAGAGCTTTTTCTGCAACCTCCGGACCGGGACTCCTGAGAGGTCTTGAAGCTATAGTCTCATGGCCAGGACACAGGATACCTGTAGTTCTAGGTGTTATGACGAGGGTTGTTAATGCACCCTTGTCCATACAGCCCGACAACGTGGAAATAGCCTACCTCCTACACTCTGGACTCGTCGTTCTTCATGCGGAGAACCAGCAGGACGTATTTGACTTCACCCTGGCTGGCTTCCCCATATCGGAAAAGGTTGACGTATATCTTCCAGTGGTAGTGGCAACCGAAGGTTTCTTCGTGACTCATGCTAAAGGGTACGTTGAGTTGCCCCCTGAGGACATGAAGCTTCCGCCGAGAGACCCTTACAAGGCTCCTGTTCCTCCAACGGACTGCGAGATACCCCCTGCAAGGATTCAGAGGGATGCTCCCGTCCAGAAGTCAAACTTCATGAGCTATCTGATCCATGCGGTATGGCAGCAGGAGGTCTGGTCAGCTAACAGAAGAGCTATGAAATGGATTTACCACTATCTCGGTGGACCGATAGAGGTTGTCAATCCGGATGCTGAGGTGTTCATAGTCGCCTCCGGATGTGCGGCAGCACAGGGAAGGGAAGCTCAAAGATACGCTGAGCTTGAAGGTTTACCTGTGGGTTTAATAAAAGTTAAAGCTCTCAGGCCTTTCCCTGAGAAGGAGATAAGGGAGGCGCTGAAAAACGCAAAAGCCGTTATAGTTCCCGAGCACAACATAGTTGGATGGCTCGCCAAAGAGGTAAAGGCAGCCATACCTAACGGAGGCATAGTTGTGGACGGACCGAGGGTTTACGGCGGAATGACTCTCCCCGTTGAGCTGATCATGGATGAGGTTTACAAAGCCCTCGGCATTAAGAAGGAAAAAACCTTAGCTTAA
- a CDS encoding thiamine pyrophosphate-dependent enzyme, translating into MGLEYVKISPGFEKYMPRDYVDLVQFGQFGKQIDVMQMGQFKELVEEHPMCAGCYMAYFIRVFYAALPNPEDTIVLGTAGCARLALSQAAVPFIYGNYGDTNAVASGLKRALSIRFPDKVKDVVVMAGDGGLMDIGFGMTMHSWFRREKFTTIMVDNEVYGNTGGQESGMSPKGIQLKMAPTGKKFDKINAVELAQVAGCVYVAKISPTNPKRIAKTIKRAILAAREFGPTFIHAYTSCNIEYSIPTREVLADARNREKQDFKFYEWMTDEVKEYLEEIERKEKEKAKEEVGQ; encoded by the coding sequence ATGGGACTTGAGTACGTAAAGATATCACCAGGATTTGAGAAATACATGCCCAGGGACTACGTTGACCTGGTCCAGTTCGGGCAGTTTGGGAAGCAGATAGACGTTATGCAGATGGGGCAGTTCAAAGAGCTCGTAGAAGAGCACCCCATGTGTGCAGGATGCTACATGGCTTACTTCATAAGGGTGTTTTACGCAGCCCTGCCAAACCCTGAAGACACAATAGTCTTGGGAACGGCTGGATGTGCAAGATTAGCCCTTTCACAGGCTGCAGTTCCTTTCATATATGGAAACTACGGAGATACGAACGCTGTCGCTTCTGGTCTGAAAAGGGCACTCTCCATAAGGTTCCCCGATAAGGTAAAGGACGTTGTAGTGATGGCAGGTGACGGTGGTCTGATGGACATAGGCTTCGGTATGACCATGCACTCCTGGTTCAGAAGGGAGAAGTTCACCACCATTATGGTGGACAACGAAGTGTACGGAAACACCGGAGGACAAGAGAGCGGAATGTCCCCCAAGGGGATACAGCTCAAGATGGCACCCACCGGGAAGAAGTTTGACAAGATAAACGCTGTTGAACTCGCTCAGGTTGCTGGGTGTGTTTACGTTGCAAAGATATCACCAACCAACCCCAAGAGGATAGCAAAGACGATAAAGAGAGCCATACTCGCTGCAAGGGAGTTTGGTCCTACCTTCATTCACGCCTACACTTCCTGTAACATTGAATACTCAATACCCACCAGAGAAGTTCTTGCAGATGCAAGGAACAGAGAAAAGCAGGACTTCAAGTTCTACGAATGGATGACCGACGAGGTTAAGGAGTACCTTGAAGAGATAGAGAGGAAGGAGAAGGAAAAGGCAAAGGAGGAGGTAGGTCAATGA
- a CDS encoding 2-oxoacid:acceptor oxidoreductase family protein, whose protein sequence is MKRYNIRIAGVGGQGVVTSAHILGNAMSAAGKYASLVPFFGSEKRMAPVEAYVRASDQPIYEVGEVVYPNVIMIYHPQVITHGKSYTMPFYTGLKPNGMVIINTDVDIIPEEDKQVLEELNAKIFMIPATQIARDIAGTELATNMAMIGLFFGITKLVSLEHIEKALVERFLGGTFVASGGTTALDSAIEKKFKKKQELLSKNMDVIKYTIKLAEENKWVEEEEEKVAT, encoded by the coding sequence ATGAAAAGGTATAACATAAGGATAGCAGGTGTCGGTGGGCAGGGGGTCGTTACCTCCGCCCACATCCTTGGTAACGCTATGTCTGCGGCAGGTAAGTACGCATCGTTAGTTCCCTTCTTCGGTTCTGAAAAGAGGATGGCTCCCGTTGAGGCATACGTGAGAGCTTCAGACCAGCCGATATATGAGGTCGGTGAGGTTGTTTATCCAAACGTAATAATGATTTACCACCCTCAGGTCATCACCCACGGTAAGTCTTACACCATGCCCTTTTACACGGGGCTGAAGCCCAACGGTATGGTGATAATCAATACAGATGTAGATATAATTCCCGAGGAGGACAAGCAGGTTCTTGAAGAACTGAATGCGAAGATATTCATGATACCTGCAACCCAGATAGCCAGAGATATAGCCGGAACAGAGCTGGCTACCAATATGGCTATGATTGGACTCTTCTTTGGAATAACCAAACTCGTCAGCTTAGAGCATATAGAGAAGGCTCTCGTGGAAAGGTTCCTTGGGGGAACCTTTGTGGCCTCAGGTGGAACAACAGCCCTTGATAGCGCCATAGAGAAGAAGTTTAAGAAGAAGCAGGAGCTTCTATCAAAGAATATGGACGTTATAAAGTACACGATAAAGTTGGCAGAGGAAAACAAGTGGGTGGAGGAGGAAGAGGAGAAAGTAGCTACCTGA
- a CDS encoding ferredoxin oxidoreductase → MYFVAEVNEKECAKYNCKQCVLFCPEPNCLNYKESDHTAWVWSDRCKGCEICVYVCSDLLKRHCIEMVMVKTGD, encoded by the coding sequence ATGTATTTTGTGGCTGAAGTAAATGAAAAGGAGTGCGCAAAGTACAACTGTAAACAGTGCGTCCTGTTCTGCCCTGAGCCTAACTGCCTGAACTACAAGGAAAGCGACCATACCGCTTGGGTCTGGTCTGACAGGTGCAAAGGTTGTGAGATATGTGTCTACGTGTGCTCTGACCTGCTTAAAAGGCACTGTATTGAAATGGTTATGGTAAAAACAGGAGACTGA